From Homalodisca vitripennis isolate AUS2020 chromosome 1, UT_GWSS_2.1, whole genome shotgun sequence, the proteins below share one genomic window:
- the LOC124352825 gene encoding eukaryotic translation initiation factor 2-alpha kinase, producing MSLCNYFNKCFVICLSLFALSLTQTLVSNDVNIGELPFCRENGADQRRLILVSTLDGKISALDVDNGGTENWSVHTGPGSMLSSSIHRLELTNNGQWVRMIPSLSGGLYKFNGEHIEAIPVTADKLLRSSFRYSEDLVISGGKESRTYGVEVDTGRVLYECTMGGCDNLTEAEVVGDVVLVQRQTQTVRAVEPRTGIEKWNFSVGQHELKVAPGPQIGCYSNPSQQPLSDVQLKVIVPEGLVCAVSKSSPGRVLWSHKFDSPVVSAWQMGQSQVEDVDLFSGTHPPLGPDEEPLPSSPALYVGMHQKQLYIQESVSMQQKLYELAASYRHHLVNDERSFPQIPWKPIPVTSTAVGLPSPDPEVAADMEDSNQTTAIAVLYASEYVNGNGYFLYSKQEPRRGTLVTLCPANDTNNNTGKEEIPVIESPDEIVFTHNQIYVVSLWFWWREILVISGVTATLVLLIQYRLQAFNIPTSQIILVKESQPTYSSQMSNQDTVVTSLSTLPLRPSDSFESRFLSDFIPVHCLGKGGFGVVFEARNKIDDCHYAIKRIPLPNSEESRERVMREVKALAKLDHQNIVRYFNAWLECPPPGWQEKQDQAWQNTRGAASSNGDAFTVDLTGQVTPDSERSAGNVINRSRLKPLSLWQSPDGLSESSGLPPVPCSGDTDNDSFIVFGSPSREVSKVDDDVFEEIEVKDEKLESAITVGTDTSMDTNTDQTDVEETNNPPKRPNTLSLDTKSGNVCASRMYLFIQMQLCKKESLKDWLKDNIHERPRMAVINIFDQIVQAVEYVHMQGLIHRDLKPSNIFFSPDGQVKVGDFGLVTAMAESPADLWVSVETDLDSWVDERHTARVGTQLYMSPEQVSGKPYSYKVDIYSLGVILFELLVPFSTQMERIHTLTNLRANKYPQDFQNKFIQEFELLRLMLSHRPDERPTTYGIRARPPLNCDSPLGTSSEWHFELPSRRRLSTSVSKSSSHSSSLDS from the exons ATGtcactttgtaattattttaataagtgtttCGTTATTTGTTTGAGTCTTTTTGCTTTAAGTCTTACCCAAACACTTGTTAGTAATGATGTAAACATTGGTGAATTACCTTTTTGTAGAGAGAATGGAGCTGATCAGAGAAG ACTTATTCTCGTAAGCACCTTGGATGGAAAAATCTCAGCATTGGATGTGGACAATGGCGGCACAGAAAACTGGAGTGTTCACACTGGTCCAGGGTCAATGTTGTCATCAAGTATTCACAGGCTTGAA TTGACCAACAATGGTCAATGGGTGCGGATGATTCCATCTCTTAGTGGTGGATTGTACAAGTTCAATGGTGAACACATTGAGGCTATCCCCGTCACTGCTGACAAACTTCTTCGCTCTTCTTTCCGTTATTCTGAAGATCTTGTGATCTCAG GAGGAAAGGAGAGTCGCACATATGGTGTGGAAGTGGACACAGGGCGAGTGCTGTACGAATGCACGATGGGTGGCTGTGACAACCTGACAGAAGCAGAGGTGGTGGGCGATGTGGTGTTGGTACAGCGTCAGACGCAGACTGTGCGTGCCGTCGAGCCGCGGACCGGCATCGAGAA ATGGAACTTCAGTGTGGGCCAGCATGAGTTGAAGGTGGCTCCGGGTCCTCAGATAGGCTGCTACTCCAACCCCAGCCAACAGCCCCTGTCCGATGTGCAACTTAAGGTCATCGTTCCCGAAGGTCTGGTGTGTGCCGTCAGTAAGTCAAGCCCTGGTCGAGTCCTTTGGAGCcacaag TTTGACTCGCCTGTGGTGAGTGCCTGGCAGATGGGTCAAAGTCAAGTGGAGGACGTGGATCTGTTCAGTGGCACTCATCCACCGCTCGGACCAGACGAGGAGCCTCTCCCTTCCTCCCCAGCCCTATACGTAGGCATGCATCAGAAACAG TTGTACATACAGGAGAGTGTGAGCATGCAGCAGAAGTTATACGAACTTGCAGCCAGTTACCGACATCATCTGGTGAACGACGAGCGCAGCTTTCCTCAGATACCATGGAAACCAATACCTGTCACCA GCACAGCCGTTGGTTTACCGAGTCCCGATCCTGAAGTAGCGGCAGACATGGAAGATTCAAACCAAACCACTGCAATCGCTGTCCTTTATGCATCAGAATATGTTAACG GGAATGGCTACTTCCTGTACAGCAAACAAGAGCCCCGCCGAGGTACACTTGTCACCCTGTGTCCTGCGAACGATACCAACAACAACACTGGTAAGGAGGAGATACCAGTGATCGAGTCCCCTGATGAGATTGTCTTCACCCACAACCAGATATATGTGGTGTCTCTGTGGTTCTGGTG GAGGGAAATTCTTGTGATCAGTGGAGTTACTGCTACTTTGGTTCTCCTGATACAGTACAGACTTCAAGCTTTTAATATTCCTACTAGTCAA ATTATTCTAGTGAAGGAATCACAGCCCACTTACAGTTCCCAGATGTCAAACCAGGATACTGTGGTCACCTCTCTCTCAACCCTCCCTCTTCGTCCTTCGGATAGTTTTGAGTCTCGCTTCCTTTCTGACTTCATACCGGTCCACTGTCTTGGCAAAGGCGGCTTCGGAGTGGTATTTGAAGCCAGGAATAAGATCGACGACTGTCACTACGCAATAAAAAGGATTCCTCTTCCCAACAG TGAGGAGTCTCGGGAGAGGGTGATGCGTGAGGTGAAGGCGTTGGCGAAGCTAGACCATCAGAACATCGTAAGGTACTTCAACGCCTGGCTGGAGTGTCCACCTCCTGGCTGGCAGGAGAAGCAGGACCAGGCTTGGCAGAATACCAG GGGTGCAGCGAGCTCTAATGGCGATGCATTCACTGTAGATCTGACAGGTCAGGTGACACCAGATAGTGAGCGCAGTGCAGGCAACGTTATCAACCGGAGCCGGCTGAAGCCTCTCTCTCTTTGGCAATCGCCAGACGGGCTCTCTGAGAGTTCAGGATTGCCACCGGTACCCTGCTCTGGAGACACAGACAATGACTCTTTCATCGTGTTCGGCTCTCCGTCCCGGGAAGTGTCCAAGGTGGACGACGACGTGTTTGAAGAAATAGAAGTCAAAGATGAGAAACTGGAGAGTGCCATCACAGTAGGGACCGATACCTCTATGGACACAAACACAGACCAGACAGACGTGGAGGAGACCAACAATCCTCCGAAGAGGCCAAATACTCTATCACTAGACACAAAGTCTGGCAATGTCTGCGCTTCCAGAATGTACTTGTTTATCCAAATGCAGCTCTGTAAGAAGGAGAGCCTGAAGGATTGGCTGAAAGATAATATCCATGAGAGGCCTAGGATGGCAGTAATTAATATTTTCGACCAGATTGTACAGGCTGTTGAGTACGTTCACATGCAGGGACTTATTCATAGAGACCTCAAG CCTTCCAACATCTTCTTCTCGCCAGATGGCCAAGTGAAGGTAGGGGACTTTGGACTGGTGACAGCGATGGCAGAGAGTCCTGCAGACTTGTGGGTCAGCGTGGAGACTGATCTGGACAGCTGGGTGGACGAGAGGCACACAGCCCGTGTCGGTACACAGCTCTACATGAGTCCGGAGCAG GTGTCCGGCAAGCCGTACAGCTACAAGGTGGACATCTACTCTTTGGGAGTGATCCTGTTTGAACTGCTGGTACCATTCAGCACACAGATGGAACGAATACATACCCTGACCAACCTGCGGGCCAACAAGTACCCTCAGGACTTTCAGAATAAATTTATACAAGAG TTTGAGCTGTTGAGGTTGATGTTGTCTCATAGGCCAGATGAGCGGCCGACAACATACGGTATCCGAGCACGGCCCCCGCTCAACTGTGACTCACCACTCGGTACCTCTAGTGAGTGGCACTTTGAGTTGCCGAGCAGACGCCGGCTGTCCACCTCCGTGAGCAAGTCCTCTAGCCATTCGTCCAGTCTGGACTCTTGA